In Aureibaculum algae, the following are encoded in one genomic region:
- a CDS encoding IS110 family RNA-guided transposase yields MKTKDTTRSKLFIGIDVHKRSWKIRTATDLFDGSSLTIPPDAFSLKKYVDRHFKGYTVYCCYESGCCGFSHYRHFISFGWHAKVVNPADVHRPAKAQFQKTDKIDARMLCKELKDGRLKGIHVPSIEREQLRCLFRRRNELVKEHRKIKTQIKMQLLYLGIEIPKPFDNSHWSHNFRDWLRNLTFEYPTMDYCFETRLITYEYIDKQKRDVSTKLLAYCRKHYKKDYYLLRSVPGVGGIVACGLLCELGDLRRFKNFKQLASYVGLVPWVHQSGDNLKTSGLTPRANRLMRSYLVEATWQALRFDPVMQAYYRSHSGKDVKRILVKVARKLLSRIHAVIRTEIPYEVGVVS; encoded by the coding sequence ATGAAAACAAAGGATACTACTAGATCAAAGTTATTTATTGGAATTGACGTACACAAGCGAAGTTGGAAAATTCGTACTGCAACGGATCTTTTTGATGGATCATCGTTAACTATTCCACCAGATGCATTTAGTTTAAAAAAGTATGTGGATAGGCATTTTAAGGGATATACTGTTTATTGCTGTTATGAATCGGGTTGTTGTGGCTTTAGTCATTATCGACATTTTATTTCATTTGGATGGCATGCAAAGGTTGTTAACCCTGCAGATGTTCATCGTCCAGCCAAGGCCCAGTTTCAAAAGACCGACAAGATCGATGCACGTATGTTATGTAAAGAATTAAAGGATGGCCGACTCAAAGGAATTCATGTTCCTTCAATAGAACGAGAGCAGTTAAGATGTTTGTTTCGTCGAAGAAATGAGCTGGTTAAAGAACATCGAAAAATAAAGACTCAAATAAAGATGCAATTGTTGTATTTGGGGATTGAAATTCCAAAGCCATTTGACAATAGTCATTGGTCTCATAATTTTAGAGATTGGTTAAGAAATTTGACTTTTGAATATCCTACAATGGATTATTGTTTTGAGACACGTCTTATTACCTATGAATATATAGATAAGCAAAAGCGAGATGTGAGTACAAAATTACTTGCCTATTGTCGTAAGCATTATAAGAAAGATTATTATTTATTACGATCAGTTCCGGGAGTAGGAGGCATAGTAGCTTGTGGATTATTATGTGAATTGGGTGATTTAAGGCGTTTTAAAAATTTCAAACAATTAGCCAGTTATGTAGGATTGGTTCCCTGGGTACACCAAAGTGGAGATAATCTCAAAACTTCAGGGTTAACCCCAAGAGCAAATCGGCTAATGCGTAGTTATTTGGTAGAAGCTACTTGGCAAGCGTTGCGTTTTGATCCAGTTATGCAGGCCTATTATCGGTCACATTCAGGTAAAGATGTCAAACGCATATTGGTAAAAGTAGCGAGGAAACTCTTGAGTCGAATTCATGCAGTAATTAGAACTGAAATTCCTTATGAAGTAGGTGTAGTTAGTTAA
- a CDS encoding IS3 family transposase codes for MTELRHKYDLDILLHHTNMARSSYYYHNKRSLVIDKYEVIKRLINQIYHHHKGRYGYRRITLEINKKGILVNHKTILKLMRELGLKSLIRIKRYKSYKGQVGQTAPNILQRNFKVVKPNKKWATDITEFKVFGKKLYLSPIIDLFNGEIISYELSERPNFKQVVTMLKKSFKKIPNQTNLILHSDQGWQYQMKQYQRLLKEKGITQSMSRKGNCLDNAVIENFFGILKSELFYLNKYRSITQLKKDIKEYIKYYNNERIKPNLKGMSPIEGTVQYFVF; via the coding sequence ATTACAGAATTAAGGCATAAGTATGATTTAGATATATTACTACATCATACAAATATGGCAAGAAGCAGTTATTATTATCATAATAAAAGAAGTCTTGTAATTGATAAATATGAAGTGATAAAACGATTGATTAACCAGATATATCATCATCACAAAGGAAGATATGGTTATAGAAGAATCACTTTAGAAATCAACAAAAAAGGAATTCTTGTAAATCATAAAACGATATTAAAATTAATGCGTGAATTAGGTTTAAAAAGTTTAATAAGAATCAAAAGATATAAATCTTATAAGGGACAAGTAGGTCAAACAGCTCCAAACATATTACAACGTAATTTTAAAGTTGTAAAACCAAATAAAAAATGGGCAACAGATATTACAGAATTTAAAGTCTTTGGTAAAAAACTCTATCTATCACCAATAATTGATTTATTTAATGGAGAAATAATAAGTTATGAATTATCTGAAAGGCCTAATTTTAAACAAGTTGTTACGATGTTAAAAAAGTCTTTTAAAAAAATACCTAATCAAACGAACTTAATATTACATTCAGATCAAGGTTGGCAATATCAAATGAAACAATATCAAAGATTATTAAAAGAAAAAGGAATTACTCAAAGTATGTCTCGAAAGGGAAATTGTTTAGACAATGCTGTAATAGAAAATTTCTTTGGTATACTAAAATCTGAATTGTTTTATTTGAATAAGTATAGGTCAATAACTCAGTTAAAGAAAGACATAAAAGAGTATATAAAATATTATAATAACGAAAGAATTAAACCAAATTTAAAAGGAATGAGCCCGATTGAAGGGACTGTGCAATATTTTGTGTTTTAG
- a CDS encoding Crp/Fnr family transcriptional regulator codes for MIKEYLSSINIFKNSEIDEVIQFGSYHKYKKGDFFIKEGQISKNMAFINSGILRSYYYSNSGNEITYCLSFPESFITAFSSYISQEKSSINIQALSDTELFVIQKNQMDKLIKENTNWLLFQKQTAEKYFMTLEKRVFEHQKEKAENRYTNLIKRHPEYIKQIPLQYIASYLGITQRHLSRIRAKTDF; via the coding sequence ATGATTAAAGAATACTTATCTTCTATTAATATATTTAAAAATTCAGAAATAGATGAAGTAATCCAATTTGGGAGTTATCATAAATATAAAAAAGGAGATTTTTTTATTAAGGAAGGACAAATAAGTAAGAATATGGCGTTTATAAATTCAGGGATTTTGCGTTCATATTACTATTCTAATTCAGGAAACGAAATAACTTATTGTTTATCATTTCCTGAATCATTCATTACAGCATTCTCTTCATATATTTCACAAGAAAAATCAAGTATCAATATACAAGCATTAAGTGATACGGAGCTATTTGTAATACAAAAAAATCAAATGGATAAGCTAATTAAAGAAAACACAAATTGGCTTCTATTTCAAAAACAAACAGCAGAAAAATATTTCATGACACTTGAAAAAAGAGTATTTGAACATCAAAAAGAAAAAGCAGAAAATAGATATACCAATTTGATTAAAAGACACCCCGAATATATTAAACAAATTCCTCTTCAGTATATAGCTTCCTATCTTGGCATTACACAAAGACATCTTAGCCGAATAAGAGCCAAAACTGATTTTTAG
- a CDS encoding helix-turn-helix domain-containing protein translates to MERKVKYNYDFKLRCVRQVLNHHQTVEAVSKLYGCHHTTLHDWIRFYEKYGKKALLPRKNKVYTLPFKLKVLETIDKDLLSFSQACLEFNIPTKSVIMKWQRNYKQNGIIGLNHKPRGKPKSMQFKRAKKKSNKPLTREEELLLENESLRAELDLLKKLQALIQEEQSKKQKPLQN, encoded by the coding sequence ATGGAAAGAAAAGTTAAGTACAATTATGATTTTAAACTTCGCTGCGTAAGGCAAGTTTTAAATCACCATCAAACAGTAGAGGCTGTTTCAAAATTATATGGTTGCCATCATACAACGCTTCACGATTGGATTCGCTTTTATGAAAAGTATGGTAAAAAGGCTTTATTGCCTAGAAAAAACAAGGTTTACACTTTGCCTTTCAAACTTAAAGTTTTAGAAACTATTGATAAAGATTTATTATCTTTCAGTCAAGCCTGTTTAGAGTTTAATATTCCTACTAAATCTGTAATTATGAAATGGCAACGTAATTATAAACAAAACGGTATTATTGGCTTAAACCATAAACCAAGAGGTAAACCAAAATCTATGCAATTTAAAAGAGCAAAAAAGAAGTCTAATAAACCTTTAACTCGAGAAGAGGAACTTTTATTAGAAAATGAATCTTTAAGAGCAGAACTAGACTTGCTAAAAAAGTTACAAGCCTTAATTCAAGAAGAGCAAAGCAAAAAGCAAAAGCCATTACAGAATTAA
- a CDS encoding IS1182 family transposase, protein MQGKKEYQEKLFTQFRMSDRIPKENFYRRLNGELDLHFLYVLTRPYYGDSGQKSIDPTVFFKLCLVGYLENIISDRQLIAHCSLRLDILYFLGYDIDEELPWHSTISRTRQLYPEKVFEEVFTRVLIMCVDKGMVSGHTQAIDSAPIKANASMDTLELKVPEEELEDHLKKLRHISSMDKQKPIRKAKENKASDAQKKISATKQELSAIKSRNKKWSKDQDQRTGANNKNSKYTSNKTHYSPTDPDAKISVKPGKARKLNYMSQLSVDTGHHVITDIKAYKADKKDSQYLQDIVPRLKKRLNKQGILWQNLVADTGYSDGENYAFLEKIGLRSFIPPHGTYKGGPEDFEYVKQEDHYLCPEGHIVPFKKVFNDYRTGSKKKEYRISSKICRDCPIRKQCLGKTAQEKKFSVTYYREEYERNNHRVSSNQGRYMKSKRQSTVEPVFGTLTQFMGLRKINTIGIEQANKVMHLSAIAYNLKKYLKFTSKVVRSDAKSLALYLTHCFWHILSRSSHFKPFKKDEIGDRKNYSHA, encoded by the coding sequence ATGCAAGGCAAAAAAGAGTATCAAGAGAAATTATTCACTCAATTCCGAATGAGTGATCGGATTCCAAAGGAGAATTTTTATCGACGATTAAATGGGGAATTAGACCTACATTTTCTATATGTACTGACACGTCCTTATTATGGAGACAGTGGTCAAAAGAGCATAGATCCTACCGTGTTTTTCAAGTTGTGTTTGGTGGGATATTTAGAGAATATTATCAGTGATCGACAGTTGATTGCCCATTGTAGTTTACGTTTGGACATATTGTATTTTTTAGGCTATGATATTGATGAAGAGTTGCCCTGGCATAGCACAATAAGTCGTACGCGTCAATTATATCCAGAAAAAGTTTTTGAAGAAGTCTTTACGCGTGTTTTAATTATGTGTGTTGACAAAGGCATGGTAAGTGGCCATACTCAAGCGATAGATTCTGCTCCAATAAAGGCAAATGCCTCGATGGATACCTTGGAGTTAAAAGTGCCTGAAGAAGAATTAGAAGACCACTTAAAAAAGCTACGCCATATCAGTAGCATGGATAAACAAAAGCCTATTCGAAAAGCCAAAGAGAATAAAGCTTCAGATGCTCAAAAAAAAATTAGTGCCACCAAGCAAGAATTGTCTGCTATTAAAAGTCGGAATAAAAAATGGTCAAAAGATCAAGATCAACGCACGGGTGCAAACAATAAAAACTCAAAATACACCTCAAACAAAACGCATTATAGTCCCACCGATCCGGATGCTAAAATTAGTGTAAAGCCAGGCAAGGCACGCAAGCTGAACTATATGAGTCAGCTAAGTGTTGACACTGGACATCATGTAATCACTGACATTAAAGCGTATAAGGCAGATAAGAAAGACAGCCAATACTTACAAGACATTGTACCTCGATTAAAAAAACGATTGAACAAACAAGGGATCTTATGGCAAAATCTAGTGGCCGATACAGGCTATAGTGATGGAGAGAATTATGCTTTTTTGGAAAAAATAGGTTTACGAAGTTTTATACCACCTCACGGGACGTATAAAGGCGGTCCTGAGGATTTTGAATATGTCAAACAAGAGGATCATTATCTCTGTCCAGAGGGTCATATCGTTCCCTTTAAAAAAGTGTTTAATGATTATAGAACAGGTAGTAAGAAAAAGGAATATAGAATCTCCTCAAAAATTTGTAGAGACTGTCCGATAAGAAAACAATGTTTAGGTAAGACAGCACAAGAAAAGAAATTTTCGGTAACTTATTACAGAGAAGAATACGAACGAAATAACCATCGCGTAAGCAGCAACCAAGGTCGTTATATGAAATCAAAACGACAGAGTACTGTTGAACCTGTCTTTGGAACGCTAACTCAATTCATGGGCTTACGTAAAATAAATACCATTGGCATTGAGCAAGCCAACAAGGTGATGCATCTCTCCGCCATTGCCTACAACCTGAAAAAGTACCTAAAATTCACAAGTAAAGTTGTCAGAAGTGATGCCAA
- a CDS encoding DinB family protein, which produces MNSTEVILLNFSEIRRRSIKLWSGIPNEYLNWKPDENAFTIIEMIRHVLEGEHLFHKIIENRGNLGNYKSPWKELKYSDLKNELDFAENYRADFLSMINRLNESDLENVKIERKEVGQSKKLGDYLNRIAYHETVHTGQMLSYLRTIGIDRPQIWD; this is translated from the coding sequence ATGAATTCAACCGAAGTTATTTTATTAAACTTTTCCGAAATTAGAAGACGGAGTATAAAGTTATGGAGCGGAATTCCTAATGAATACCTGAATTGGAAACCTGACGAAAATGCGTTCACAATTATCGAAATGATAAGACACGTTTTAGAGGGTGAACATCTTTTCCATAAAATTATAGAAAATCGTGGGAATTTAGGAAATTACAAATCACCTTGGAAAGAACTAAAATATTCAGACTTGAAAAACGAACTGGATTTTGCCGAAAATTATCGAGCGGATTTTTTGAGTATGATAAATAGACTGAACGAATCGGATTTAGAGAATGTAAAGATTGAGAGAAAGGAAGTGGGACAAAGCAAAAAACTTGGAGATTATCTGAATCGAATTGCATATCACGAAACTGTTCACACAGGACAAATGTTGAGCTATTTAAGAACAATTGGAATTGACCGACCTCAAATATGGGATTAA
- a CDS encoding alpha/beta hydrolase-fold protein, which produces MTKQFLIIILLFCSNIYGQNIKDNIVGSSLLIQSKIMNDEREIQIFLPDGYADSDITYPVLYVLDGQRYFLHAVSLQKSFIEFKQTPEFIIVGISKKISDRNRNFSVNSQKYLDFIKKEVIDYIDNQYRTSEKRMLFGWAFGGGFVIETMTNEPDLFNVYISASPFPLKGKINEIDSFLTENPNFNKLLFFSSGTNEGVVKDGTNELNLLLTDKAPKTMNWVFRELQDEEHRSTPFTTLYHGIKEYYNYFPELQFNSLEEFSNAGGLDYVYNYYQKRASEFGFSKDLSDWTMFTLTRNAIRANDYNQFNNFVNDFKSTEFISRLRVTRACSIAEFYLKHNEYDKAIKLFLFLAEKHPNSERPLNGLGDTYKELKKEIKASSYYKKAKKISESNSN; this is translated from the coding sequence ATGACAAAACAATTCTTAATAATAATTTTATTATTCTGTTCCAACATCTATGGACAAAATATAAAAGACAATATTGTTGGTTCTTCTTTATTAATTCAATCTAAAATAATGAATGATGAGAGAGAGATTCAAATCTTCTTACCAGATGGCTATGCAGATTCTGATATAACATATCCTGTTCTCTATGTTTTAGATGGTCAGCGATATTTTTTACACGCGGTAAGTCTTCAAAAGTCATTTATTGAATTCAAGCAAACACCTGAATTTATAATAGTTGGAATTTCAAAGAAAATATCTGATAGAAATAGAAACTTTAGTGTGAATTCACAAAAGTACTTGGACTTCATTAAAAAGGAAGTTATTGACTATATTGATAACCAATACAGAACGTCTGAAAAACGGATGTTATTCGGTTGGGCATTTGGTGGAGGTTTTGTTATTGAAACGATGACAAATGAACCAGATTTATTTAATGTCTACATTTCAGCAAGTCCATTTCCGCTAAAAGGAAAAATAAATGAAATAGATAGCTTTCTAACAGAAAATCCAAATTTCAATAAATTATTATTTTTTAGTTCTGGAACAAATGAAGGTGTTGTAAAAGATGGAACGAATGAACTAAACTTACTTTTAACAGATAAAGCACCAAAAACAATGAATTGGGTCTTTAGAGAATTACAAGATGAAGAACATAGGTCCACACCATTCACTACACTATATCACGGAATTAAAGAATACTACAACTACTTTCCTGAATTGCAATTCAATAGCCTTGAGGAATTCTCAAATGCTGGCGGATTAGATTATGTTTATAATTATTATCAAAAACGAGCATCAGAATTTGGGTTTTCAAAAGATTTGTCTGATTGGACAATGTTTACATTAACAAGAAACGCCATAAGAGCAAATGACTATAATCAATTTAATAACTTTGTAAATGACTTTAAGAGCACAGAATTTATCAGCAGATTAAGAGTAACCCGAGCTTGTTCAATTGCAGAATTTTATTTAAAACACAACGAATATGATAAAGCAATTAAGTTGTTTTTGTTTTTAGCAGAAAAACACCCTAACTCTGAAAGACCTCTGAACGGATTGGGAGACACTTACAAAGAATTGAAAAAAGAAATAAAGGCTTCTTCATATTATAAAAAAGCAAAAAAAATATCTGAAAGTAATTCTAACTGA
- a CDS encoding GNAT family N-acetyltransferase, whose product MEILKLTEKNIQDEHICCAISDKKCADGYQKKKDWLKTEFKNGYNFQKVDVRGKVFIEYVPIESSWLPLVGKNFMVINCFWVSGQFKGHGNGKKLLQQCIKDSKEKGMDGIVAISSDKKRPFMTDPKFLKYQGFEIVDEAPPFFKLWGIKTNPKAEFPKIMESAKSGTCPDKKGITAYYSNTCPFTDYYTNQVLREYAEKKNIPLTINHISSKADGQKMPIPWIINSVFYKGELVSLEMKVERHLDKLI is encoded by the coding sequence ATGGAAATTCTAAAACTTACAGAAAAAAATATCCAAGATGAACATATTTGTTGTGCAATAAGCGACAAAAAATGTGCGGACGGATACCAAAAGAAAAAAGATTGGCTAAAAACAGAATTTAAAAACGGCTACAATTTTCAAAAAGTAGATGTTCGTGGAAAAGTGTTTATTGAATATGTGCCGATTGAAAGTTCTTGGCTTCCACTTGTTGGAAAAAACTTTATGGTAATTAATTGTTTTTGGGTTTCGGGACAATTTAAAGGTCACGGAAACGGAAAAAAACTACTTCAACAATGTATTAAAGACTCAAAAGAAAAAGGAATGGACGGAATTGTTGCAATTTCGAGCGACAAAAAAAGACCTTTTATGACAGACCCAAAATTTCTTAAATATCAAGGGTTTGAGATTGTTGACGAGGCACCACCATTTTTTAAATTATGGGGAATTAAGACAAATCCGAAAGCAGAATTTCCGAAAATAATGGAATCTGCGAAATCGGGAACTTGTCCTGACAAAAAAGGAATTACAGCATATTATTCAAATACTTGTCCTTTTACAGACTATTATACAAATCAAGTCCTTCGAGAATATGCAGAAAAAAAGAACATCCCATTGACAATAAATCATATTTCGAGTAAAGCAGATGGACAGAAAATGCCGATTCCTTGGATTATAAATAGTGTTTTCTACAAAGGAGAGTTAGTGAGTTTGGAAATGAAAGTTGAAAGACATTTAGACAAGTTAATATAA
- a CDS encoding IS1182 family transposase, which produces MKFIIGKDRKQTCLFPISLEDSIDEENSIRSIDQFVDSLDLAELGFRSDFTENGPPAYHPSVLLKLYIYGYMNRVRSSRLLEKECKRNIELMWLLESLAPDHNTISNFRKDNAKAIKKVFFATVQIARNFGLIGATLIAGDSTKFRAQNSKKNNFNQKKIQRHLDYIDNKLLQYDNALEQSDSNSEKEEIKNNIDKHQGRRKHYKQLEKKLKESGEPQISTSDPDSKHLIVRNNITEVAYCVQTTVDADNKIPFDYLVTNKNDSKAMGQMLRRAKTILGSNSFTALYDKGYHTGSEFRTANQLGIKTLVAIPGIGRASQAPDPSYNSEYFEYNKESDTYLCPQGNILKSNGSTYKGRNYRFKQYKTNKCKTCPARDLCTTSKVNGKVLQRSEFQKYIEENARQVLKNPKAYKKRQAIVEHPYGTIKRQWGFNYITTKKTKQRASADVGLMFIVYNLKRIWNILNLKKLLFLKPYQDLIKIIYQLLSTIALLLRRNTKKQIPI; this is translated from the coding sequence ATGAAATTTATTATTGGAAAAGACCGAAAACAGACCTGCCTTTTTCCCATTTCTCTTGAAGATTCTATTGATGAGGAGAACAGCATTAGGTCGATAGATCAATTTGTAGATTCACTTGACTTAGCGGAACTTGGTTTTCGTTCAGATTTTACAGAGAACGGACCTCCAGCCTACCATCCTTCTGTTTTACTGAAACTATATATCTATGGCTATATGAACCGCGTGCGATCTTCACGACTATTGGAAAAAGAATGCAAACGTAATATTGAACTAATGTGGCTTCTTGAATCTTTAGCTCCCGACCATAACACTATCAGTAATTTTAGAAAGGATAATGCTAAAGCAATAAAAAAAGTGTTTTTTGCTACGGTTCAAATAGCACGCAATTTTGGGCTCATTGGAGCTACATTGATTGCAGGCGACAGTACTAAATTTAGAGCACAGAACAGTAAAAAGAATAATTTTAACCAAAAGAAAATACAACGTCATTTAGATTATATTGACAATAAGTTGCTACAGTACGACAATGCACTAGAACAAAGTGACAGCAACAGTGAAAAGGAAGAAATCAAAAATAATATAGACAAACATCAAGGACGCAGAAAACACTATAAGCAACTTGAAAAAAAACTAAAAGAATCTGGAGAACCACAGATATCAACCTCAGATCCCGACAGTAAGCATTTGATAGTACGTAACAACATCACTGAAGTTGCCTACTGTGTGCAGACCACTGTAGATGCAGATAATAAAATCCCTTTTGATTATTTGGTCACCAATAAGAATGACTCAAAAGCAATGGGACAGATGCTACGCAGGGCAAAAACCATTTTAGGCTCTAATTCTTTTACTGCACTTTATGATAAAGGTTATCATACAGGAAGTGAATTTAGGACAGCTAATCAATTAGGTATAAAAACACTTGTAGCAATACCTGGAATAGGGAGAGCTTCACAAGCTCCTGACCCAAGCTACAACTCAGAATATTTTGAATATAATAAAGAAAGTGACACTTATCTGTGCCCACAGGGAAATATCCTTAAAAGCAACGGAAGCACTTATAAAGGAAGAAACTATCGATTTAAACAGTACAAAACAAACAAATGTAAAACATGTCCGGCGAGAGATCTATGTACCACCTCTAAAGTAAATGGAAAGGTGTTACAGCGAAGTGAGTTCCAAAAATACATCGAAGAAAATGCCCGACAAGTTTTAAAAAACCCAAAGGCATACAAAAAAAGACAAGCTATTGTAGAGCATCCTTATGGAACCATAAAACGCCAATGGGGTTTTAACTATATTACCACTAAAAAAACAAAACAAAGAGCAAGTGCAGATGTAGGCCTAATGTTTATAGTTTATAACTTGAAAAGAATCTGGAACATCCTTAACCTAAAGAAACTACTCTTTTTAAAGCCCTACCAAGACTTAATCAAGATTATATACCAATTATTGAGTACAATAGCACTTCTCTTAAGGCGAAACACAAAAAAACAAATACCAATATAA
- a CDS encoding IS110 family RNA-guided transposase, which produces MKNYEEVVGIDVSKKTIDAYCYQAQVHKEFVNDLIGYKRLLKWVLKQTKTSKVFYCFENTGYYSLKLALYLHSQDIVYVEESPLKIKRSSGVVKEKTDKLDAKLIARYAWLYREELQPSTVKSMSHLELGRLLALRDQLVRNNAGLKGTLKEMKVLLSSPTTDFGCISLKRSIDYLSKQVKGIEDRIKEIITADDTMNKNYELLSSLKGVGLVVACQLIYHTGNFTRFASWRAFSSYCGTAPFEHRSGTSIHRRKQCHYLGDRKMKSLLSMASVSAIQHDTELRLYYKRKLAEGKDKMLAINNVRNKLIARAFAVVKRGTPYVVLQQHAA; this is translated from the coding sequence ATGAAAAATTACGAAGAAGTAGTAGGAATTGATGTATCAAAAAAAACAATTGATGCTTATTGTTATCAAGCACAAGTCCACAAAGAGTTTGTTAATGATTTAATAGGATATAAAAGACTATTAAAATGGGTTTTGAAACAGACAAAAACAAGCAAGGTTTTTTACTGTTTTGAGAATACAGGTTATTACTCCTTAAAGTTAGCACTTTATTTACATAGTCAAGATATTGTTTATGTAGAAGAAAGTCCATTAAAAATAAAACGCTCCAGCGGAGTTGTAAAAGAGAAAACAGATAAGTTAGACGCCAAACTTATAGCAAGATACGCATGGCTTTACAGAGAAGAGTTACAGCCAAGTACAGTAAAGAGTATGTCTCATTTAGAGTTAGGCAGATTACTAGCTTTAAGAGATCAATTAGTAAGAAACAATGCAGGACTTAAAGGCACTTTAAAAGAGATGAAAGTACTATTGTCAAGTCCAACAACAGATTTTGGATGTATTAGCTTAAAACGCAGTATAGATTACTTATCTAAGCAAGTAAAAGGTATAGAAGATAGAATTAAAGAGATAATCACAGCAGATGATACTATGAACAAGAATTACGAATTACTATCCAGTCTTAAAGGTGTTGGTTTAGTAGTTGCATGTCAACTAATTTATCACACAGGAAATTTCACTCGATTTGCTAGTTGGCGAGCCTTTTCTAGCTATTGTGGTACAGCACCATTTGAGCATCGCTCAGGTACTAGTATACATCGCAGAAAACAATGTCATTATTTAGGAGATAGAAAAATGAAAAGTTTGCTGAGTATGGCAAGTGTATCAGCAATACAACATGACACCGAATTAAGACTGTATTATAAAAGAAAATTGGCAGAAGGAAAAGATAAAATGTTAGCCATAAATAATGTTAGAAATAAACTAATAGCTAGAGCTTTTGCAGTTGTAAAAAGAGGAACACCTTATGTGGTTCTTCAGCAACATGCAGCTTAA
- a CDS encoding addiction module antidote protein has protein sequence MGTSRFEIADYLENKEMIAEYLNTVLEEGNNADIINAIGHIAKAIGMTKIAEETGLSRPSLYKSLSEGAKPQFATIMKVLKAIGGQIQVNPKSA, from the coding sequence ATGGGAACTTCAAGATTTGAAATAGCGGATTATTTGGAAAATAAAGAAATGATTGCGGAATACCTAAATACAGTTTTGGAAGAAGGTAATAACGCGGATATAATTAATGCAATCGGACACATAGCAAAAGCAATCGGAATGACAAAAATTGCGGAGGAAACTGGTTTGAGCAGACCGAGTTTGTACAAATCATTATCAGAAGGAGCGAAACCCCAATTTGCTACAATTATGAAAGTTTTGAAAGCAATAGGTGGACAAATCCAAGTGAATCCTAAGTCCGCATAA
- a CDS encoding type II toxin-antitoxin system RelE/ParE family toxin, translated as MFFIEKTTEFDKWLKKLKDFKAKAKILFRIQKLETDEHFGDCKTVGDGIREMRINFAKGYRVYFKEKDGKVIVLLIGGDKSTQQKDITKAKEIWKKLNK; from the coding sequence ATGTTCTTTATTGAGAAAACAACCGAATTTGACAAATGGCTGAAAAAGTTAAAAGACTTTAAGGCAAAAGCAAAGATTTTGTTCAGAATTCAAAAATTAGAAACAGACGAACATTTTGGAGATTGTAAAACAGTTGGAGATGGAATTCGTGAAATGCGAATAAATTTTGCTAAAGGCTACAGAGTTTATTTCAAAGAAAAAGACGGAAAAGTAATTGTCCTTCTGATTGGCGGAGATAAATCAACTCAACAAAAAGACATTACGAAAGCGAAAGAAATTTGGAAAAAATTAAATAAATAG
- a CDS encoding SRPBCC family protein, translated as MNTLTSKTVTINRTIKEVYKFTTNMENFKSWFPKVIKIESNNSLNHAIVGKKYIETVIVPFKGESIISLNVVKAEENKIFITEGDFSPLFPKMTIKFHENSSNTTTLTWCMQSRNTNLIFTSLLLPIFKKIMNKRAKIGVQNLKTILEK; from the coding sequence ATGAATACATTGACTTCAAAAACAGTAACTATTAATAGAACAATAAAAGAAGTATATAAATTTACAACTAACATGGAAAACTTCAAATCGTGGTTTCCAAAAGTTATAAAAATAGAATCTAATAATTCATTGAATCATGCAATTGTTGGAAAAAAATACATTGAAACCGTTATAGTACCTTTTAAAGGAGAGAGTATAATTTCTTTAAATGTTGTAAAAGCAGAAGAAAATAAAATCTTCATTACTGAAGGTGATTTTTCACCATTATTCCCTAAGATGACTATAAAATTTCATGAAAATTCATCTAATACCACAACTTTAACTTGGTGTATGCAAAGCAGAAATACTAATTTGATATTTACATCTCTATTGTTGCCAATATTTAAAAAAATCATGAATAAAAGAGCTAAAATTGGTGTGCAAAATTTAAAGACTATATTAGAAAAATAA